A genomic region of Dunckerocampus dactyliophorus isolate RoL2022-P2 chromosome 10, RoL_Ddac_1.1, whole genome shotgun sequence contains the following coding sequences:
- the gfi1ab gene encoding growth factor independent 1A transcription repressor b yields MPRSFLVKSKRAHSYHQPRTLDHILAHFCTGPWSEDAGCPPPCVLPDRAGPPETLSAEDAADVTVDSMTFSPGSHVTDAADFSPKSPLSCSGSLCAPSPDYEGFWRPPSPSASPVDSVKSFSPLVDDTQPFAVPFRPYEWSGCAGPAVQGLYPGVEVDRAPASSVQGFYPGDPVHSSVYSQETLRTYGRHAAALLFQEGGLHAAAPEARPPPEVLCASLMLSGAYKCVKCSKVFSTPHGLEVHVRRSHSGTRPFACHICNKTFGHAVSLEQHKAVHSQERSFDCKICGKSFKRSSTLSTHLLIHSDTRPYPCQYCGKRFHQKSDMKKHTFIHTGEKPHKCQVCGKAFSQSSNLITHSRKHTGYKPFGCELCGKGFQRKVDLRRHKDTQHGLK; encoded by the exons ATGCCTCGCTCCTTCCTGGTGAAGAGTAAGAGGGCGCACAGTTATCACCAGCCCCGCACACTGGACCACATTCTGGCACACTTCTGCACAG GTCCTTGGAGTGAAGATGCCGGGTGTCCCCCACCGTGTGTCCTCCCGGATCGGGCTGGTCCACCTGAGACTCTCTCTGCAGAGGACGCGGCGGACGTGACCGTGGACTCGATGACTTTCTCTCCCGGCTCTCACGTCACGGACGCGGCTGACTTCTCGCCCAAGTCCCCGCTGAGCTGCTCCGGCAGTCTGTGCGCTCCTTCCCCGGACTACGAGGGCTTCTGGAGGCCGCCGTCTCCGTCTGCGTCGCCGG TAGATTCGGTCAAGTCTTTCTCTCCTCTGGTGGACGACACGCAGCCCTTCGCGGTACCCTTCCGGCCGTATGAATGGAGCGGCTGCGCGGGGCCCGCAGTGCAGGGCCTCTATCCCGGCGTGGAGGTGGACAGGGCCCCCGCCTCCTCGGTGCAGGGCTTCTACCCTGGTGATCCTGTGCACTCGTCCGTGTACTCGCAGGAGACGTTAAGGACGTACGGCCGGCACGCCGCCGCGCTGCTCTTCCAGGAGGGGGGCCTCCACGCCGCGGCCCCCGAAGCAAGGCCCCCGCCGGAGGTGCTGTGCGCCAGTCTGATGCTGAGCGGTGCCTACAAGTGCGTCAAGTGCAGCAAG GTGTTTTCCACGCCACACGGCCTGGAGGTCCACGTGCGCAGGTCTCACAGCGGCACCAGGCCGTTTGCTTGTCAcatctgcaacaaaacattCGGACATGCAGTCAGTCTGGAGCAACACAAGGCCGTGCACTCTCAG GAGAGAAGTTTCGACTGTAAAATCTGCGGCAAAAGCTTCAAGAGGTCGTCCACGCTGTCCACGCACCTCCTCATCCACTCGGACACGCGGCCCTACCCGTGTCAGTACTGCGGCAAGAGGTTCCATCAGAAGTCCGACATGAAGAAGCACACCTTCATCCACACCG GTGAGAAGCCTCACAAGTGTCAGGTGTGTGGCAAAGCCTTCAGCCAAAGCTCCAACCTGATCACGCACAGCCGCAAGCACACCGGTTACAAGCCCTTCGGCTGCGAGCTGTGCGGTAAAGGCTTCCAGAGGAAAGTGGACCTGCGGAGACACAAAGACACGCAACATGGACTCAAATAG